From the Nodularia sphaerocarpa UHCC 0038 genome, the window ACACCAACCATCCATGAGTAAATGATGGTGACTCCAGATAAACTGGTATTTATTGGCTTCTAAGCGAATTACAGCACAGCGCATGAGGGGAGGTTGCTGTAAATCGAAACCACAATTACAGTCGCTCTCTAAAAACTCAGTTAATTTAACTTCTTGTTCAGTATCTTCTAAACCACACCAGTCTAACTCTTGCCAAGGCAAATCCACAGAATCATACACTACCTGAAGCGGTTTTTCTAACTCTGAATAGTGAAAAGCAGTCCGCAGCACCGAATGACGCTCAACTACACGCTGCCAAGCTTGACGGAAAGCTGCTAAATTTAAATTACCACGAATCAGACAACTACGCTGCTCAAAATATACCCCCGAATTGGGAGCATATAGGGTATGAAATAACATTCCCGCTTGCATGGGAGAAAGTTCGTAGATGTCAATGATGCTGCTTTCCACTTTCACTACCTTTTTTTGGGCTGAAGCTTGTTTAAAAATTTGTCGAGTTGTTGCTGATTCAAACGCGCACCTGCAAAATCAGACGGTGTATAACCACCATTTTCTGCTGATTGACAATGTTGAATTATTGCTTGTAGTGTTTTAATGAAATCCTTGGCTAAATATTCAATAGTGGCTTTGTCATGTAAATTATGACTGTATCGCCACTGAATTTGTAACTGAGATTGAGCTATCCAAGCATTGACGTTTAATATATAGCGGCGTGAATTTAAAGGGTGAGAAGATAAGCCTGTGGATTCTTTTGCTAGTCCCAGAATCCAACCTTGAGAGGAAAATAAATCTATTTGTCCCAAGTAATTAAAACTAATAGCAGATTGGGGTAGTGCTTGTAAAGTCTGGGACATATTTTTATTTGTGTTTAAATATCTCAAAACTCCATAACCAATACCTTTTTGGGGAATCCGCCGCAGTTGTTCTTTAACATATTTTAAATTTACTCCCAAGTCATTGGTGGTTTTTAACTCTAAAAATACTGGGAAAATTGTTGTAAACCAACCGACTGTTCGAGTAATGTTTGTGTTAGCAAATAAATCTTCTCTTCCATGTGCTTCTAAGTCAATTAGCAAGGAACTTTGTTTTGTCCATTGTCTAAAAGTCAGTGCTAAAGCTGTTAACAATACATCATTTATTTCTGTATGGTAGGCTTTGGGTACTGCTTCTAGTAAGGCGCGAGTTTGGCTGCTATCTAGTGTAACGTGAATTTCCGCTTCAGATGCAACAGTGTTATATTCTTTTTCTTTGACAAGTTGGGGAAGTTGATATGAGAGTGATTCTGGGGGGAGAATTTCTAACCAAGTTTTTAATTCTGCCTCTATTGTCTCAGATTCTGCATAATTCACCAAACTTTGCGCCCATGCTGGGAAAGATGTAGTTTTTGCTGGTAATTGTACAGGAGTTTGATTTACTTTTAGCTGTTGATAAGCTGTGACTAAATCTTCTAGCAATATCCGCCATGAAACTCCATCAATTACCAAATGGTGCATGATAAATAAGAGGCGATCATGTTCACCATTTCCCAGTTGAAATAAGGCTACCCGAAATAATTTCCCGGTGGCTAAATCTAAACTAGCTTGGAGTTGGGATGCGATGAACTCAATTTGTTGGGTTTGTTGGTTTGGCGGTAATTCTGCTAAATTAATTACGGTGAGATAATTATTAGCTTTGTCTTGAGTAATTATATTTTGCTGCCATGTACTCTCTAAGGAAAGATGTACAAAGCAGGATCGCAAGATATCATGATGTAATACTAATTCCTCAATTGCCTGTCTCAAATAATCTGCTTCTAAGTCGGCTGCTACCTGCAAAAGAACAGCTTGGTTAAAATGATCCCATTTGTGCAAATTTTGCTCAAATAGCCAATGTTGAATGGGTGTTAAAGCCACTATCCCTGTGACTAATCCTTGCTCTGCTGCGGTTTCGTGGGCTATTTCCACCACTAGGGCTAGTTCGGCGATGGTTTGATGTTGGAATAATTGTTTGGGAGTTAATTTAATTCCTGCTGCATTTGCCTTTGCTACCATTTGAATACTGAGTATGGAATCTCCCCCACGCTCAAAGAAATTATCTTGAATACCAACTGTAGAACCGAGAATTTCTGACCATATTTTTACAAGGGTGATTTCTGTGGCTGTACGTGCTGCGATTTGCTCTGATTGTGCCTTGGCTAGGGGTGCTGGAAGTTGTAATTTATCAACTTTACCGTTAGTTGTTAAGGGTAATTGCTCTAGCCACACAAAGGCTGAAGGTAACATATAAGCTGGTAATTTAGGAGCTAAATATTGTCGAAAATCTGTTAATTCTGAATTGATTTGATTCCCGATAAGGTAAGCAACCAACTGGGGCTGATTTGGGTGATCTTTTCGCAGGATTACGACTGCTTCTTGCACTGAGGGATGAGTTTTCAGACTGGCTTCAATTTCCCCCAACTCTACCCGAAATCCCCGAATTTTCACTTGGTTGTCTAGTCTTCCGAAGTATTCTATTGTACCATCAGGGCGGTAGCGGGTGCGATCGCCTGTTTTATAGAGAGTGCTAACTGTTGACTGTTGACCGTTGACTGTTGACTGTGGAGTAACTAATTCTTGAATTTTAAATTGATCAATAAACCTTTTAGCCGTTAAATCAGGGCGATTTAAATAACCCCTCGCCACTCCCGCACCACCAATGTAGAGTTCACCGGGAACGCCTACAGGTACGGGTTGCAAATATTGGTCTAAAATATAAAGTTGAGTATTGGCAATAGGACGACCAATAGGAACATTACCAGAATTTTCTCTATCCCCACTCCCCAACGTCGCATCATAAACACAGCAACCCACAACAGTTTCCGTGGGGCCATATTCATTAATTAGCCTTGTTTGGGGAAAATAACGCCGCCAAAATGCTAAATGCTGTTCAGTAAGTGCTTCGCCACCAATAATTAATGCTTGGGGATATCCAGTTTGCACTTGTGGGGATAGCTGATTTTTCAGGTCATCGGAAAAACCTAACGCCCTAACCTCCTTCCCTACTAGGGAAGGGGGAAAAGTTAAAGCCTCTCTCCTTGTAGGGGAGAGGTTTGGAGAGGGGTTTTCTAAATTCCGTGAAAAGCTAGCTTGCGGTAGAAGCTGAGACAGTATGCTCAAATGGGCTGGGGTGAGCTTAACTAGACTAAAATTAGTTGCAGAAGTCAAGGCGTTACTCAGTGCTGCGATTTCCTCTGTTTCTGGTAACAAGATCACAGCTTTACCAACGAGCAGGGGAGTATATAAACTGGTAATTGTGGCATCAAAGCTAATGCTAGATTGCACGGGTACACCCATCCCGGCTGTTACCGGATATGTTTCAATTGCCCAATGGAGGTAGTTTGCTAATCCTCGATGGGTAAGCATGACTCCCTTTGGTGTACCAGTAGAACCTGAAGTATAAATTATATAAGCTAGGTTTTCACCTGTAACAATGTGATTGAGGTTATTTTCTGGATTCTGAGCGATGATTTGC encodes:
- a CDS encoding condensation domain-containing protein, whose product is MTSSEPIINQELKNRIAALPPEKRALFEQLLRKKTNSGKFSPKQTIPRRQENIELPLSLAQERLWFLDQIDPHNCAYNIAISWQLTGNLNIPALFASLQTIIHRHESLRTAFPSQEGKPYQEIFSRVNLELPVIDLQNLPPQQQTQASENLAKLEASQAFDLTQAPLMRVKLIRLTPHQTTLLLTLHHIIADGWSRGILLRELAICYRAFIKGEKPSLPGLPIQYADFALWQREWLQKEEMTAQLAYWRQKLAALPTLELPTDYPRSALQKFQGKTESYLLPKNLLESLKNLSKQQGVTLFMLLLTAFKILLHRYSQQDEIVLGVPSANRDRQEIEGLIGFFVNTLVLRTDISGNPTFQTLLERIRTTAADAYQHQEIPFAKVVEALQIERDLSHNPLVQVMFQVQNAAYQLQNDTHLDLQLPDLEIQQTWVETGATKFDLTCHLVERSEGLLVVMEYCTDLFEQQTITRMIQHLRMILAAVVENPSLKISEIPILTPEEEHQILVEWNQTQVNYPQKWLHQLFESQVERTPDHIAVCYREQTLTYQELNSKANQLAHHLQNSGIGCESLVGIYLERSPELIIALLAVIKAGGAYVPLDSKLPPERLAYMLQDAKPEILLTMAASVATLPNYEGTVLCLDEDWQIIAQNPENNLNHIVTGENLAYIIYTSGSTGTPKGVMLTHRGLANYLHWAIETYPVTAGMGVPVQSSISFDATITSLYTPLLVGKAVILLPETEEIAALSNALTSATNFSLVKLTPAHLSILSQLLPQASFSRNLENPSPNLSPTRREALTFPPSLVGKEVRALGFSDDLKNQLSPQVQTGYPQALIIGGEALTEQHLAFWRRYFPQTRLINEYGPTETVVGCCVYDATLGSGDRENSGNVPIGRPIANTQLYILDQYLQPVPVGVPGELYIGGAGVARGYLNRPDLTAKRFIDQFKIQELVTPQSTVNGQQSTVSTLYKTGDRTRYRPDGTIEYFGRLDNQVKIRGFRVELGEIEASLKTHPSVQEAVVILRKDHPNQPQLVAYLIGNQINSELTDFRQYLAPKLPAYMLPSAFVWLEQLPLTTNGKVDKLQLPAPLAKAQSEQIAARTATEITLVKIWSEILGSTVGIQDNFFERGGDSILSIQMVAKANAAGIKLTPKQLFQHQTIAELALVVEIAHETAAEQGLVTGIVALTPIQHWLFEQNLHKWDHFNQAVLLQVAADLEADYLRQAIEELVLHHDILRSCFVHLSLESTWQQNIITQDKANNYLTVINLAELPPNQQTQQIEFIASQLQASLDLATGKLFRVALFQLGNGEHDRLLFIMHHLVIDGVSWRILLEDLVTAYQQLKVNQTPVQLPAKTTSFPAWAQSLVNYAESETIEAELKTWLEILPPESLSYQLPQLVKEKEYNTVASEAEIHVTLDSSQTRALLEAVPKAYHTEINDVLLTALALTFRQWTKQSSLLIDLEAHGREDLFANTNITRTVGWFTTIFPVFLELKTTNDLGVNLKYVKEQLRRIPQKGIGYGVLRYLNTNKNMSQTLQALPQSAISFNYLGQIDLFSSQGWILGLAKESTGLSSHPLNSRRYILNVNAWIAQSQLQIQWRYSHNLHDKATIEYLAKDFIKTLQAIIQHCQSAENGGYTPSDFAGARLNQQQLDKFLNKLQPKKR